The sequence TGGTCAAGTGGCAGCACCACCATGTACATGTTGCCCGGCGAACATGATCTAGAGGACGAGGAAAAGGGAATGTAGTCTTTCAGGTCTTTCAGGAATGTAGAGATACTGCACCACTCGAAAGATATCTCGTGAGAGTACCGCAGCTTCGCTTCCAGCGGTTGTGTCTTTACTAGGATCACCACCCGCCTGGTAGCCTGTTCCTCAAAAAGACGTTTATAAAATGGATCGGGAAGGAAAGTTCGTAATGTGCTTCAATGAAAAGCGAAAAGGCCGGAAATAGGGCATTACTACGCGTTAGACAAACCCGATTAAATCCGCTAAAGACAATCTACTGTAAATGCCAGAGGGCACTTATATCAGCACTATTTTTTCGCTAAATCCCGTGAAAAAGAACCTTAAGGTTGTTTTTCCATTGCTGGCAATCCATGAGGAAAACCTTTTAGTTGACAAATTTCGCTTAGAAGTTTATAGCATTTACAAGTTAGCGAGTGAAGGGATTCACGAATTGCCGGACGGCGTGGATGGTTTCCATGTTGTGCGTATCTTTTCACAATCTCGAATAAGTATTGTGCGCATCAGTCCACAACCCAGCATAAGCGGGTAGGTGAGTCGGCCTGTGTACACTATAAGGGATCTCAAAACACCGGAGAGGAGGTGAGACTTTCTTAAAGAGAGAAATGCAAGCTGCCAGGTAAAAATCGAATTCCAACTGATTCTGTAAGTTCTGTTAAGGAGGTAATCGGAATGGCATTAACACACAAGACCCCTATGCTTGATGAGCTCGAAAAGGGGCACTGGCCAAGCTTCATCTCGGACATCAAGCAAATTGCTGAGAGAAAGCCTGCATGTGACGACCTCTTGGGAGTTATGGAAAAGTCCTATGAGGACAAGGAAGGGCACTGGAAGCACGGTGGTATCGTGGGTGTGCTAGGTTATGGCGGTGGGGTCATCGGTCGTTATTGTGACCGTCCCGACCTTTTTCCCAATGTGGCACATTTCCACACCCTCCGTGTTAACCAGCCTGCAAGCAAGTTTTATAGCACCGAGCATTTGCGGAAAGTTTGCGACATGTGGGAGAAACACGGCAGCGGCCTTACCAACATGCACGGTTCCACGGGAGATATCATCTTGCTCGGCACCACCACCGATGAACTGGAACCCACTTTTTATGAACTGACACACACTTTGAACATGGATCTCGGCGGTTCCGGCTCCAACTTACGCACCCCGAGTTGCTGCCTGGGTAAAGCCCGTTGTGAGTGGTCCTGCCTCGACACCCAGGATATCACTTATAACCTCACTCAAGAATATCAGGATGAACTCCACCGTCCCATGTTCCCGTACAAGTTCAAGTTCAAGACCTCCGGCTGCCCCAATGACTGCGTGGCTGCCATTGCCCGGGCTGACTGCTCCATCATTGGCACCTGGCGGGATGATATCCGCATCGATCAGGAAGCGGTCCGGGCTTATGCTGCCGGCGAACTCGTACCCAACGCAGGCTCCCACGGCACTGAGCCAAGGCCTCTTGACATCCAGAAAGAAGTCATCGATCTTTGCCCGACCAAATGTATGGCCTGGGATGGCAAGAACCTGAAGATCTGGAACGAGGAATGCACCCGTTGTATGCACTGTATCAATGTCATGCCTAGAGCGTTGCGGCCTGGGACCGACGTGGGTGCCACTATCCTGTGCGGTGCTAAAGCTCCCATCCTGGAAGGTGCGCAACTTTCGAGTGTGATCATTCCCTTCATGCGCATGGAATCCCCCTACGATGAGTTCAAAGAATTCGTCGAAAAGATGTGGGATTGGTGGATGGAACTTGGCAGAAACCGCGAGCGCTTGGGTGAGCTCATCCAGCGCCTAGGACTGAGGGAATTCCTCAAGGCGGTAGAGCTGGAGCCTGATCCGCGCATGATTAACACACCGCGGTACAACCCTTACATTTTCTATGCACGAGAAGATGTGCCTGGCGGTTGGGAGATCGATGCCAAAGCATACCGCGAACGCCATCAGCCTTAGGAGGTGAACACTATGGCTTTTGATCCGAACGATTTGATGAAAGACCGAATCACTGATATTGGGCCTCCGCACTTTGAACAGTTTTTCCCACCGATAATAAAGGAAAACTACGGCAAATGGATCTATCACGAAATTCTTGAACCTGGGGTTCTCGTCCATGTCTCGGAAACCGGCGCGGAAGTCTATACTGTGCGGACTGGTGGCTGCCGACTCATGAGTGTGGATATGATCCGGGAGATCTGTGATATTGCCGACAAACATTGCGGTGGCTATGTGCGCTGGACCACCAGGAACAATGTGGAGTTCATGGTAGACAGTAAGGACAAACTACAGCCGCTTATCGATGATTTGAAAAGTCGCAAATTTCCTGCAGGCAGCAACAAGTTCCCTATTGGCGGCACCGGTGCTGGCATAACCAACATCGTTCACACCCAGGGTTGGCTCCACTGCCACACCCCTGCCATCGACGCCTCGGGTATAGTCAAGTCGGTGTTGGATGAACTTTATGATGACTTCTGCTCCATGCGGCTGCCGGCCCAGGTACGGA is a genomic window of Deltaproteobacteria bacterium containing:
- the dsrA gene encoding dissimilatory-type sulfite reductase subunit alpha; translation: MALTHKTPMLDELEKGHWPSFISDIKQIAERKPACDDLLGVMEKSYEDKEGHWKHGGIVGVLGYGGGVIGRYCDRPDLFPNVAHFHTLRVNQPASKFYSTEHLRKVCDMWEKHGSGLTNMHGSTGDIILLGTTTDELEPTFYELTHTLNMDLGGSGSNLRTPSCCLGKARCEWSCLDTQDITYNLTQEYQDELHRPMFPYKFKFKTSGCPNDCVAAIARADCSIIGTWRDDIRIDQEAVRAYAAGELVPNAGSHGTEPRPLDIQKEVIDLCPTKCMAWDGKNLKIWNEECTRCMHCINVMPRALRPGTDVGATILCGAKAPILEGAQLSSVIIPFMRMESPYDEFKEFVEKMWDWWMELGRNRERLGELIQRLGLREFLKAVELEPDPRMINTPRYNPYIFYAREDVPGGWEIDAKAYRERHQP